The following coding sequences lie in one Oncorhynchus masou masou isolate Uvic2021 unplaced genomic scaffold, UVic_Omas_1.1 unplaced_scaffold_1450, whole genome shotgun sequence genomic window:
- the LOC135530883 gene encoding cleavage and polyadenylation specificity factor subunit 4-like isoform X1 → MQDLIATVDHIKFDLEIAVEQQLGAQPLPFPGMDKSGAAVCEFFMRAACLKGGMCPFRHISGEKTVVCKHWLRGLCKKGDQCEFLHEYDMTKMPECYFYSKFGECSNKECPFLHIDPESKIKDCPWYDRGFCKHGPDCRHRHTRRVICMNYLVGFCPEGRSCKFMHPRFELPMGATEQPPLPAQILGHQKPLPSLGRSSLSLIQLTNPGGGAGPHQHQHHQRQPYSSGPSMHQHHNNMGGGNRGPRPLDQVTCYKCGEKGHYANKCTKGHLAFLSGQ, encoded by the exons ATGCAGGACCTGATAGCCACCGTGGACCACATCAAGTTTGATCTAGAGATAGCTGTGGAGCAGCAGCTGGGGGCTCAGCCTCTCCCTTTCCCCGGGATGGACA AGTCCGGGGCTGCTGTGTGTGAGTTCTTCATGAGAGCAGCCTGTCTCAAAG GTGGTATGTGTCCGTTCCGTCACATCAGTGGGGAGAAGACGGTGGTGTGTAAACACTGGCTCAGAGGACTCTGTAAGAAGGGAGACCAGTGTGAGTTCCTCCACGAGTACGACATGACCAAGATGCCCGAGTGTTACTTCTACTCCAAGTTCG gaGAGTGCAGTAACAAGGAGTGTCCGTTCCTCCACATCGACCCAGAGTCTAAGATCAAAGACTGTCCCTGGTATGACAGAGGCTTCTGCAAACATG gTCCAGACTGTAGACATCGCCACACCAGAAGAGTAATCTGTATGAACTACTTGGTTGGTTTCTGTCCAGAGGGCCGGTCCTGTAAATTCATGCA CCCGCGGTTTGAGCTGCCGATGGGAGCCACAGAACAGCCTCCTCTACCAGCACAGATACTGGGTCACCAGAAG CCGTTGCCTTCGCTTGGCCGCTCGTCCCTGTCACTCATCCAGCTGACCAATCCTGGGGGAGGTGCAGGTCCTCACCAGCATCAACACCATCAACGCCAGCCATACTCCTCTGGTCCCAGCATGCATCAGCACCACAACAACATGGGAGGAGGGAACAGGGGTCCACGCCCACTAGACCAGGTCACCTGCTACAAG tgtggtGAGAAGGGCCACTATGCCAATAAATGCACCAAAGGACATCTGGCCTTCCTCAGTGGACAGTAA
- the LOC135530883 gene encoding cleavage and polyadenylation specificity factor subunit 4-like isoform X2: MCPFRHISGEKTVVCKHWLRGLCKKGDQCEFLHEYDMTKMPECYFYSKFGECSNKECPFLHIDPESKIKDCPWYDRGFCKHGPDCRHRHTRRVICMNYLVGFCPEGRSCKFMHPRFELPMGATEQPPLPAQILGHQKPLPSLGRSSLSLIQLTNPGGGAGPHQHQHHQRQPYSSGPSMHQHHNNMGGGNRGPRPLDQVTCYKCGEKGHYANKCTKGHLAFLSGQ, translated from the exons ATGTGTCCGTTCCGTCACATCAGTGGGGAGAAGACGGTGGTGTGTAAACACTGGCTCAGAGGACTCTGTAAGAAGGGAGACCAGTGTGAGTTCCTCCACGAGTACGACATGACCAAGATGCCCGAGTGTTACTTCTACTCCAAGTTCG gaGAGTGCAGTAACAAGGAGTGTCCGTTCCTCCACATCGACCCAGAGTCTAAGATCAAAGACTGTCCCTGGTATGACAGAGGCTTCTGCAAACATG gTCCAGACTGTAGACATCGCCACACCAGAAGAGTAATCTGTATGAACTACTTGGTTGGTTTCTGTCCAGAGGGCCGGTCCTGTAAATTCATGCA CCCGCGGTTTGAGCTGCCGATGGGAGCCACAGAACAGCCTCCTCTACCAGCACAGATACTGGGTCACCAGAAG CCGTTGCCTTCGCTTGGCCGCTCGTCCCTGTCACTCATCCAGCTGACCAATCCTGGGGGAGGTGCAGGTCCTCACCAGCATCAACACCATCAACGCCAGCCATACTCCTCTGGTCCCAGCATGCATCAGCACCACAACAACATGGGAGGAGGGAACAGGGGTCCACGCCCACTAGACCAGGTCACCTGCTACAAG tgtggtGAGAAGGGCCACTATGCCAATAAATGCACCAAAGGACATCTGGCCTTCCTCAGTGGACAGTAA
- the LOC135530884 gene encoding protein BUD31 homolog has product MPKVKRSRKPPPDGWELIEPTLDELDQKMREAETEPHEGKRKVESLWPIFRLHHQRSRYIFDLFYKRKAISRELYDYCIKESYADKNLIAKWKKQGYENLCCLRCIQTRDTNFGTNCICRVPKSKLEVGRIIECTHCGCRGCSG; this is encoded by the exons ATGCCGAAAGTGAAAAGGAGCAGGAAACCACCTCCAGATGGCTGGGAGTTGATTGAACCGACATTGGACGAATTAGACCAAAAAATGAGAGAAG CCGAGACGGAGCCTCATGAGGGAAAGCGGAAGGTGGAGTCCCTGTGGCCGATATTCAGACTGCATCATCAGAGGAGCAGATATATCTTCGACTTGTTCTACAAGAGGAAGGCCATCAGCAGAG agctGTATGACTATTGTATAAAGGAGAGTTATGCTGATAAGAACCTGATCGCTAAGTGGAAGAAACAGGGATACGAGAACCTGTGCTGCCTTCGCTGCATCCAGACACGAGACACCAACTTTGGAACCAACTGCATCTGTAGAGTTCCCAAGAGCAAGCTGGAGGTG ggGAGGATTATAGAGTGCACCCACTGTGGCTGCCGAGGCTGCTCGGGCTGA